One Lacunisphaera limnophila DNA window includes the following coding sequences:
- a CDS encoding EscU/YscU/HrcU family type III secretion system export apparatus switch protein — MSDTDQDQKTEQPTGKRLSEAADKGQFAKSQELSVLFSLAAALGVLGFTTNTTASSVAEYTVGVFSSFARSPVELTTVPGYLRDLMLVAGGGLLPVLLACATAAALVGGIQSGFQMSPKAVGFKPESLNPVAGFQRIFSKTTMVRAGLDLLKLIAIGFTLFLGARTLLGDPLFSAPVEAAYLGTFLNNAALTFFSRLLLSLGVIAALSYAWEKYKTNQDLMMTKQEVKDEHKNQEGDAHVKGAMRRMARRLMQKQMLDSVATADVVVTNPTHFAVVLKYERGKDKAPVVLAKGENRFAQRLKALAAEHGVPMVENKPVARLLYAMGEVGEGIPPDLYQAVAEILAVVYRTHRYYFHQLKTRRLETAA, encoded by the coding sequence ATGTCCGATACCGACCAAGACCAAAAAACCGAGCAGCCCACCGGCAAGCGCCTCAGCGAAGCCGCGGACAAGGGGCAGTTTGCGAAGAGTCAGGAACTGTCGGTGCTGTTCAGCCTGGCCGCGGCGCTGGGGGTGCTGGGTTTCACCACCAACACCACCGCCAGCAGCGTCGCCGAGTACACCGTCGGCGTGTTTTCCAGTTTCGCCCGGAGCCCCGTCGAGCTTACCACGGTGCCGGGCTACCTGCGTGACCTCATGCTCGTCGCGGGTGGCGGCCTCCTGCCGGTCCTCCTGGCCTGCGCCACCGCCGCCGCCCTCGTTGGCGGCATCCAAAGCGGTTTCCAGATGTCCCCGAAGGCCGTCGGCTTCAAGCCCGAGAGCCTCAACCCCGTCGCCGGTTTCCAGCGCATCTTCTCGAAGACCACGATGGTCCGGGCCGGGCTCGATCTGCTCAAGCTTATCGCCATCGGTTTCACCCTCTTCCTCGGCGCCCGCACCCTGCTGGGTGATCCGCTGTTCAGCGCGCCGGTCGAGGCCGCGTATCTCGGCACCTTCCTCAACAACGCCGCGCTCACCTTCTTCAGCCGCCTCCTGCTCTCTCTCGGCGTCATCGCCGCCCTCAGCTACGCCTGGGAGAAGTACAAGACCAACCAGGACCTCATGATGACCAAGCAGGAGGTCAAGGATGAGCACAAGAACCAGGAGGGCGACGCGCACGTCAAGGGCGCCATGCGCCGCATGGCCCGCCGCCTCATGCAGAAGCAGATGCTCGACTCCGTCGCCACCGCCGACGTCGTCGTCACCAACCCGACCCACTTCGCCGTCGTCCTCAAGTACGAGCGCGGCAAGGATAAGGCCCCCGTCGTCCTCGCCAAGGGCGAGAATCGCTTCGCCCAGCGCCTCAAGGCCCTCGCCGCCGAGCACGGCGTGCCGATGGTCGAGAACAAGCCCGTCGCCCGCCTGCTCTACGCCATGGGCGAGGTGGGGGAGGGCATCCCGCCCGATCTCTACCAGGCCGTGGCCGAGATCCTCGCGGTCGTCTACCGCACCCACCGTTACTACTTCCACCAGCTCAAGACCCGCCGGCTCGAGACCGCCGCCTGA
- the flhA gene encoding flagellar biosynthesis protein FlhA, protein MPVSSSNSITRLLQRADLLFAFGLFGTVLLLVLPVPPFIIDVLLALNIGMSLLVLLAIVYVKDPPEFSGFPVMLLGLTLFRLALNISSTRQILATGYAGEIIESFGHFVIQGNYVVGAVVFIILVLINFVVITKGAGRIAEVSARFTLDALPGKQMAIDAELNAGIIDEVTATARRLKVQKEADFYGAMDGASKFVRGDAVAGILITLVNVLGGFAIGVLQMGLSLGESLQKFTLLSIGDGLVSQIPALIISIGAGLLVTRASDNNNIGAQIAGQIVRYPRALKLAAGCMAVFGLMPGMPLIPFMGLAGLAMFAARSFKDTEGGEAELAPVAAKPGAKGTATPAGKPGEAGTTATAAPATEDVRKLTEVDTFSIEIGYGLLPLAEVRNGGDLLARVTGVRKTLAREKGIVVPPVSVRDNLELEANDYRFLLRGKPLARGTILPGRLLAMNVAGSTIKLRGQPTREPVFNLEATWIDEGERKTAELNNFTVVDPSSVLITHLSETLKANSHLLLGRQDVSSLIDHLKGSHAALVAELLPDLVNLGIIQRVLQNLLREGIAIINLPIILEGIADFASLSKNPDDLSELVRRRLGIYFVPELESRPGALRAITLDPRFEQVLGTKVHRSPTDVGLSLDPATGRHLIDQLNRHIATLTTAGAAAVLVVSTENRLPVKRFLEPSFPRLTVLAYQELPASTEIENAGIIPLPLHLQRQEPVKAAA, encoded by the coding sequence GTGCCCGTTTCCAGTTCCAACTCCATCACCCGCCTGCTGCAGCGCGCCGACCTGCTCTTCGCCTTCGGCCTGTTCGGGACGGTGCTGCTCCTGGTGCTGCCGGTGCCGCCGTTCATCATCGACGTGCTGCTGGCCCTCAACATCGGCATGTCGCTGCTCGTGCTGTTGGCCATCGTCTACGTGAAGGATCCGCCCGAGTTCTCCGGCTTCCCCGTGATGCTCCTCGGCCTCACGCTCTTCCGCCTCGCGCTTAACATCAGCTCCACCCGCCAGATCCTCGCCACCGGCTACGCGGGCGAGATCATCGAGTCCTTCGGTCACTTCGTCATCCAGGGCAACTACGTCGTCGGTGCGGTGGTGTTCATCATCCTGGTTTTGATCAACTTCGTCGTCATCACCAAGGGTGCCGGCCGCATCGCCGAGGTGAGCGCGCGTTTCACCCTCGATGCCCTCCCCGGCAAACAGATGGCCATCGATGCCGAGCTCAACGCCGGCATCATCGACGAGGTCACGGCCACCGCCCGCCGCCTCAAGGTGCAGAAAGAAGCCGACTTCTACGGCGCGATGGACGGCGCCTCCAAGTTCGTGCGCGGCGATGCCGTCGCCGGCATCCTGATCACCCTCGTCAACGTCCTCGGTGGCTTCGCCATCGGCGTGCTTCAGATGGGCCTGTCCCTCGGCGAGTCGCTCCAGAAGTTCACCCTCCTCTCGATCGGTGACGGTCTCGTCTCGCAGATCCCGGCCCTCATCATCTCCATCGGCGCCGGCCTCCTCGTCACCCGCGCCTCCGACAACAACAACATCGGTGCCCAGATCGCCGGCCAGATCGTCCGCTACCCGCGCGCCCTGAAGCTCGCCGCCGGGTGCATGGCCGTCTTCGGCCTCATGCCCGGCATGCCGCTCATCCCCTTCATGGGCCTCGCCGGCCTGGCCATGTTCGCCGCCCGCTCCTTCAAGGATACCGAGGGTGGGGAAGCAGAGCTGGCCCCCGTGGCCGCCAAGCCCGGTGCCAAGGGCACCGCCACCCCCGCCGGCAAGCCGGGTGAGGCGGGGACCACCGCGACCGCCGCCCCCGCCACCGAGGACGTCCGCAAGCTCACCGAGGTCGACACCTTCTCCATCGAGATCGGCTACGGCCTGCTCCCGCTCGCCGAGGTCCGCAACGGCGGCGACCTGCTCGCCCGCGTCACCGGCGTCCGCAAGACCCTCGCTCGCGAGAAGGGCATTGTCGTCCCGCCGGTCTCCGTGCGCGACAACCTCGAGCTTGAGGCCAATGACTACCGCTTCCTGCTCCGCGGCAAGCCGCTCGCCCGCGGAACCATCCTGCCCGGCCGCCTCCTCGCCATGAATGTCGCCGGCAGCACCATCAAGCTCCGCGGCCAGCCCACCCGCGAGCCCGTCTTCAACCTCGAGGCCACCTGGATCGACGAGGGCGAACGCAAGACCGCCGAGCTGAACAATTTCACCGTGGTGGATCCGTCGTCCGTCCTGATCACGCACCTTTCCGAGACCCTCAAGGCCAACTCCCACCTGCTGCTGGGCCGCCAGGATGTCTCCTCGCTCATCGACCACCTCAAGGGCTCGCATGCCGCGCTCGTCGCCGAGCTGCTGCCCGATCTCGTCAACCTCGGCATCATCCAGCGCGTCCTCCAGAACCTCCTGCGCGAGGGCATCGCGATCATCAACCTGCCCATCATCCTCGAGGGCATCGCCGACTTCGCCTCGCTCTCGAAGAATCCCGATGACCTCAGCGAACTCGTCCGCCGCCGCCTCGGCATCTACTTCGTCCCCGAGCTGGAATCCCGCCCCGGCGCGCTCCGCGCCATCACGCTGGATCCGCGCTTTGAGCAGGTGCTCGGCACCAAGGTCCACCGTTCCCCGACCGATGTCGGCCTCTCCCTCGACCCGGCGACCGGCCGTCACCTCATCGACCAGCTCAACCGCCACATCGCGACCCTCACCACCGCCGGCGCCGCCGCCGTCCTGGTCGTCTCCACCGAGAATCGCCTGCCCGTGAAACGCTTCCTCGAGCCGTCCTTCCCGCGTCTCACCGTGCTGGCCTACCAGGAGCTGCCGGCCTCCACCGAGATTGAGAACGCCGGCATCATCCCGCTCCCGCTCCACCTCCAGCGCCAGGAACCCGTGAAGGCCGCCGCCTAA
- a CDS encoding sigma-70 family RNA polymerase sigma factor yields the protein MKTAAALKTQDGGMDATKPATAAWRVYQGVTTGAIDEKDLIVRFLPLVRNVVDRIKLTLPPHIDADDLYSVGVTGLLAAVRKYNPEQGNTFAGYAATRIRGAVLDELRRLDWCPRRARARARKLKESINDLEQRLGRTATEDEICEEMGVSQAEYRKWLDESRPLTFVALDSHAAGEESEGASLHEFLADDNDVTGRETLEKEELLKLLTQRMADLPDIPRKILAMYYFEKMRLAEIAEVFGLTESRICQIHSQTILGLRSYLGRARNK from the coding sequence ATGAAAACCGCTGCTGCTCTAAAAACCCAAGACGGCGGCATGGATGCCACCAAGCCCGCGACCGCCGCCTGGCGTGTCTATCAGGGCGTAACCACCGGCGCAATCGATGAAAAGGATTTGATCGTGCGCTTCCTCCCGCTAGTCCGCAATGTTGTGGACCGCATCAAGCTGACGCTGCCGCCGCACATCGATGCCGACGACCTCTACAGCGTGGGCGTCACCGGCCTGCTCGCCGCCGTCCGCAAATACAATCCCGAGCAGGGCAACACCTTCGCCGGCTACGCCGCCACCCGCATCCGGGGCGCCGTGCTCGACGAGCTCCGCCGCCTGGACTGGTGCCCGCGCCGCGCCCGGGCCCGGGCCCGCAAGCTCAAGGAATCCATCAACGACCTTGAGCAACGCCTCGGCCGCACCGCCACCGAGGACGAGATCTGCGAGGAAATGGGCGTCAGCCAGGCCGAATACCGCAAGTGGCTCGACGAATCCCGTCCCCTGACCTTCGTCGCCCTCGATTCCCACGCCGCCGGCGAGGAGTCGGAAGGCGCTTCCCTGCACGAGTTTCTGGCCGACGACAACGACGTCACCGGTCGCGAGACCCTCGAGAAGGAGGAGCTCCTCAAACTTCTCACTCAAAGGATGGCCGATCTGCCCGATATACCACGGAAGATACTTGCCATGTATTACTTCGAAAAAATGCGGCTCGCCGAAATCGCCGAGGTCTTCGGTCTCACCGAGTCCCGCATCTGCCAAATCCATTCCCAGACCATCCTGGGCCTGCGGTCCTACCTCGGTCGCGCCCGCAACAAATAG
- a CDS encoding motility-associated protein has product MLILIGVFIVFAATIGGFMMAGGHPGVLLHLSEFVVILGIALGVLVIATPMHVMMEIIHKTKDALAGKTPVKKDFFELLKLLYELFMTGRRNGLIALEEHVMDPSKSALFQRYPSVLAHHERLHFLINGLKPVIDGKIKPDQLEDLMAAELKAKELEMDHPVHAMQMIGDSLPAIGIVAAVLGIINTMSAIAEGPEVVGEKVAAALTGTLLGIFVAYGFVNPLAGRIRSNNASDMLCFNCIMHAVAGFAKGLAPLTAIEVARRSLDGSVQPGADELEAAVKGLGTGK; this is encoded by the coding sequence ATGCTGATCCTCATCGGGGTATTCATCGTCTTTGCCGCCACCATCGGCGGTTTCATGATGGCCGGGGGCCACCCGGGCGTACTGCTGCATTTGTCGGAATTCGTCGTGATTCTCGGCATCGCCCTGGGCGTGCTGGTCATCGCCACCCCGATGCACGTCATGATGGAGATCATCCACAAGACGAAGGACGCCCTGGCCGGCAAGACGCCGGTCAAAAAGGATTTCTTCGAGCTGCTCAAACTGCTCTACGAGCTGTTCATGACCGGCCGCCGCAACGGCCTCATCGCCCTCGAGGAACATGTGATGGACCCGTCCAAGAGCGCCCTCTTCCAACGATACCCGTCCGTCCTCGCCCACCACGAGCGCCTCCACTTCCTCATTAACGGCCTGAAACCCGTCATCGACGGCAAGATCAAGCCCGACCAGCTCGAGGACCTCATGGCCGCCGAGCTCAAGGCCAAGGAGCTGGAGATGGACCACCCGGTCCACGCCATGCAGATGATCGGCGACTCGCTGCCCGCCATCGGCATCGTCGCCGCCGTGCTCGGCATCATCAACACCATGTCCGCCATCGCCGAGGGCCCCGAGGTGGTCGGCGAGAAGGTCGCCGCCGCCCTCACCGGCACCCTGCTCGGCATCTTCGTCGCCTACGGCTTCGTCAATCCCCTCGCCGGCCGCATCCGCTCCAACAACGCGTCTGACATGCTTTGCTTCAATTGCATCATGCACGCCGTCGCCGGCTTCGCCAAGGGCCTCGCCCCGCTGACCGCCATCGAGGTCGCCCGCCGCTCGCTCGACGGCTCCGTCCAGCCCGGCGCCGACGAACTCGAGGCCGCCGTCAAGGGCCTGGGCACCGGCAAGTAA
- a CDS encoding flagellar motor protein MotB, protein MAGGGGAWKVAFADFMTALMALFLVLWISAQDKKILIATSKYFQSPFSSPMDDHSGIMPFNKQSDSNSSPKESEDSAGEEKPSSKDKQIELSFLNSVAADFYRLLHLDQTLDQKPIDVQVTSDGLRLTLFDRPNQPLFKNDGVEFTEWGIHLLQSMAWLIDRHRFRVTIDGHTRAGLVLPREEYTAWELSSDRANAARRLLVYYAVEAELIERVTGYAATVPLPNEDPAAEANQRITLSLALGQKAREKLKTAGATTLPAAPPAGPALKPVAALAH, encoded by the coding sequence ATGGCCGGAGGAGGTGGAGCATGGAAAGTGGCTTTCGCGGACTTCATGACCGCGCTGATGGCGCTTTTCCTGGTGCTGTGGATCTCCGCCCAGGACAAAAAGATTCTCATCGCCACCTCCAAGTATTTCCAGAGCCCCTTCAGCTCCCCGATGGACGACCACTCGGGCATCATGCCCTTCAACAAGCAGAGCGACAGCAACAGCAGCCCCAAGGAATCCGAGGACTCCGCCGGCGAGGAAAAGCCCTCCAGCAAGGACAAGCAGATCGAGCTCAGCTTCCTCAACTCCGTCGCCGCCGATTTCTACCGCCTGCTCCACCTCGACCAGACGCTCGACCAGAAACCCATCGACGTCCAGGTCACCTCCGATGGTCTCCGCCTCACGCTCTTCGACCGGCCCAACCAGCCGCTGTTCAAAAACGACGGCGTGGAGTTCACGGAGTGGGGCATCCATCTGTTGCAGTCCATGGCCTGGCTGATCGACCGGCACCGCTTCCGGGTCACGATCGATGGTCACACCCGGGCGGGCCTCGTGCTGCCCCGGGAGGAATATACCGCGTGGGAACTCTCGTCCGATCGGGCCAACGCCGCCCGCCGTCTGCTCGTGTATTATGCGGTCGAGGCCGAACTGATCGAACGGGTCACCGGCTACGCTGCAACCGTGCCCCTCCCCAACGAGGACCCGGCTGCGGAGGCCAACCAGCGCATCACTCTCAGCCTCGCCCTCGGCCAGAAGGCCCGCGAGAAACTCAAGACCGCCGGCGCCACGACCCTTCCGGCGGCCCCGCCCGCCGGGCCGGCCCTCAAACCCGTGGCCGCCCTCGCTCACTGA
- a CDS encoding flagellar hook-basal body protein, with protein MNIGLYQSAASLAALERWQENVSQNITSAQTSGYRKRTIQFSTENAGEIRPDNNSKTGVDAGVPAIFPRTSAGINFLSGETMPTRRELDIAIQGDGFFEVQMPDGEKAYTRSGEFRLRPDRTLVTSAGLEVLSNSGDPFVLLPGGGPVVVNQDGTLFQGNTALGKLSIQRFGNTAALMPTSGGMFKAGPGAAMEEVEEPDLMQGYLEQSNVQPLREMVDLVLISRAYEANQKMITAIDQQMEKALQALG; from the coding sequence ATGAACATCGGGCTATACCAGAGTGCCGCCTCCCTTGCCGCTTTAGAGCGGTGGCAGGAGAATGTTTCCCAAAACATCACCTCGGCCCAGACCTCCGGTTACCGCAAGCGCACGATCCAGTTCAGTACGGAGAACGCGGGTGAGATCCGCCCCGACAACAACAGCAAGACCGGCGTCGATGCCGGCGTGCCCGCCATCTTCCCCCGGACTTCCGCCGGCATCAACTTCCTGTCCGGTGAGACGATGCCCACCCGCCGCGAACTCGACATCGCCATCCAAGGCGACGGCTTCTTCGAGGTCCAGATGCCCGACGGCGAGAAAGCCTACACCCGCAGCGGCGAGTTTCGCCTGCGCCCCGACCGCACCCTGGTCACCTCGGCCGGTCTGGAGGTCTTGAGCAACTCCGGCGACCCCTTTGTCCTCCTCCCCGGTGGCGGCCCCGTGGTCGTCAACCAGGACGGCACCCTCTTCCAGGGCAACACCGCCCTCGGCAAACTCTCGATCCAGCGTTTTGGCAACACCGCCGCCCTGATGCCGACTTCCGGCGGCATGTTCAAGGCCGGCCCCGGCGCCGCGATGGAAGAGGTGGAGGAACCCGACCTCATGCAGGGCTACCTCGAGCAGAGCAATGTCCAGCCCCTCCGCGAGATGGTCGACCTCGTCCTCATCTCCCGCGCCTACGAGGCCAACCAGAAGATGATCACCGCCATCGACCAGCAGATGGAGAAGGCCCTCCAGGCCCTCGGTTGA
- the flgG gene encoding flagellar basal-body rod protein FlgG — protein MNLSLYSAATGMEAQQLNLNTIANNLANVNTPGFKRSKIEFQDLLYQKPRASGSDSGGGNIVPTGIEVGNGARVAATSKVFTQGQLTNTGENLDVALQGDGFFEIQRPDGTLAYTRDGSFKMNAQGAVVTIDGLPVLSGFQPIPAGTTSISLSEDGNVTLQSAGGSQTFRLTLTRFSNPAGLRSLGGNMYEETAASGTPETGNPGEAGFARTIQGYIEASNVNIVEEMVNLIVAQRAYEVNSKSIQASDEMLQNVANLKR, from the coding sequence ATGAACCTCTCGCTCTACTCCGCGGCCACGGGCATGGAGGCCCAGCAGCTCAACCTCAACACGATCGCCAACAACCTGGCGAACGTGAACACCCCCGGCTTCAAGCGCAGCAAGATCGAGTTCCAGGATCTGCTCTACCAGAAGCCCCGCGCCTCGGGCTCCGACTCCGGCGGCGGCAACATCGTCCCCACCGGCATCGAGGTCGGCAACGGCGCGCGCGTCGCCGCCACCTCCAAGGTTTTCACCCAGGGCCAGCTCACCAACACCGGTGAGAACCTCGACGTCGCCCTCCAAGGCGACGGCTTCTTCGAGATCCAGCGCCCCGACGGCACGCTCGCTTACACCCGCGACGGCTCCTTCAAGATGAATGCCCAAGGCGCGGTCGTCACCATCGACGGTCTCCCCGTCCTCAGCGGCTTCCAGCCCATCCCCGCCGGCACCACCTCCATCTCTCTCTCCGAGGACGGCAACGTCACCCTCCAGTCCGCCGGCGGCAGCCAGACCTTCCGCCTCACGCTCACCCGCTTCTCCAATCCCGCCGGCCTGCGCTCGCTCGGCGGCAACATGTACGAGGAGACCGCCGCCTCCGGCACCCCCGAGACCGGCAATCCCGGCGAGGCCGGCTTCGCCCGCACCATCCAGGGCTACATCGAGGCCTCCAACGTTAACATCGTCGAGGAGATGGTGAACCTCATCGTCGCCCAGCGCGCCTACGAGGTGAATTCCAAGTCCATCCAAGCCTCCGACGAGATGCTCCAGAACGTCGCCAATCTCAAACGCTGA
- the flgA gene encoding flagellar basal body P-ring formation chaperone FlgA gives MRRLLFLLTLLLAASARADAPVSPGPLTQDAFVGAITRELVSHFNLEGDLQLELLRPWASPASLARDWQVVITEYPSVATAAMLLRCRVLADGEPSSDLTITLRAALWRDAWSARQPLAHQATFDPSLLEVRRVDLFRDRDALPAAVGDASYLFVRAVQAGRIVTWRDIARRPLVKKGDMVEVSAAEGSLVISMKALALQSGAQGEAVTLRNLESRKDFTAFVIDENRVQVRF, from the coding sequence ATGCGTCGCCTCCTTTTCCTGCTCACCCTCCTCCTGGCCGCCTCCGCCCGCGCGGACGCGCCGGTTTCGCCCGGCCCGCTTACCCAGGACGCCTTCGTCGGCGCGATCACCCGCGAGCTGGTTTCCCATTTCAACCTCGAGGGCGATCTCCAGCTTGAGCTGCTCCGCCCCTGGGCATCGCCGGCGTCATTGGCCCGCGACTGGCAGGTCGTCATCACCGAGTATCCTTCCGTCGCCACCGCGGCCATGCTCCTGCGCTGCCGCGTGCTGGCTGACGGCGAACCCTCGTCCGATCTCACCATCACCCTCCGCGCCGCGCTCTGGCGCGATGCCTGGTCCGCCCGCCAGCCGCTGGCCCACCAAGCCACCTTCGATCCCTCCCTGCTCGAGGTCCGCCGCGTCGACCTCTTCCGCGACCGCGACGCCCTCCCGGCCGCCGTCGGCGACGCCTCCTACTTGTTTGTCCGCGCCGTGCAGGCCGGCCGCATCGTCACCTGGCGCGACATCGCCCGCCGCCCCCTTGTCAAGAAGGGCGACATGGTCGAAGTCAGCGCCGCCGAGGGCAGCCTGGTCATCTCCATGAAAGCCCTCGCCCTCCAGAGCGGCGCCCAGGGCGAGGCCGTCACCCTCCGCAATCTCGAATCCCGCAAGGATTTTACCGCCTTTGTCATCGATGAAAACCGTGTCCAAGTCCGCTTCTAA
- a CDS encoding flagellar basal body L-ring protein FlgH: MKTVSKSASKHAACAALLLTAAVTASASSLWPAQNTRGMLADRRASRVGDIITVVVSEIATASSNQSKSSNRDSSLEDAIGQFVFSQAASGLLTHKGELPATSATGTANYSGGGQVNNSQTLIARAAVLVTDVLPNGNLVIEGARQVSFSGETQYVVLHGLVRPDDVTAANTVLSSNVADARVEFLSEGNLTDAQKRGWLAKVYEKLRPF; encoded by the coding sequence ATGAAAACCGTGTCCAAGTCCGCTTCTAAGCACGCGGCTTGCGCCGCGCTCCTCCTCACCGCCGCGGTCACCGCGTCGGCCAGCTCGCTCTGGCCGGCCCAGAACACCCGCGGCATGCTCGCCGACCGCCGCGCCTCCCGCGTGGGCGACATCATCACCGTCGTCGTCTCTGAGATCGCCACCGCTTCCAGCAACCAGTCCAAGTCATCCAACCGCGACTCCAGCCTCGAGGACGCCATCGGCCAGTTCGTCTTCAGCCAGGCCGCCTCCGGCCTGCTCACCCACAAGGGCGAACTGCCCGCCACCAGCGCCACCGGCACGGCCAACTACAGCGGCGGCGGCCAGGTCAACAATTCCCAGACCCTGATCGCCCGCGCCGCCGTCCTCGTCACCGACGTCCTGCCCAACGGCAACCTCGTCATCGAGGGCGCCCGCCAGGTCTCCTTCTCCGGCGAGACCCAGTATGTCGTCCTCCACGGCCTCGTGCGCCCGGACGATGTCACCGCCGCCAACACCGTCCTTTCCAGCAACGTCGCCGACGCCCGCGTCGAGTTCCTCAGCGAGGGCAACCTCACCGATGCGCAGAAGCGCGGCTGGCTCGCCAAGGTCTACGAAAAGCTCCGCCCCTTTTAA
- a CDS encoding flagellar basal body P-ring protein FlgI: MLPRLLSLALALLTTGALQASRVKDLTLIEGGRDNQLVGYGIVVGLAGDGDSNAVSTLRAVSNILSRHGLNVDSTEIKAKNVAAVMLTADIAAFLKPGARIDVTVAAMGDAKSLQGGVLLQTPLIGADGRVYAVAQGPVAIGGFLGGAGGAGGATVQKNHPTVGSISNGAIVEREIAAEFVTDNTLRLLLHNPDFTSAARMADAINDRYPGSAHAVDAATIKVGLPAEYAGRDVAFLADLGTVQVEPDTLARIVINERTGTIVATSTVRLSQVAIAHGSLTITVTSNVGVSQPNSFSPNGQTVAVPTTQTAVSEGKGGFTVLNESPSIERLAAALNSLGVSTRDMMAIFQSLKRSGALQAELVIN; the protein is encoded by the coding sequence ATGTTGCCCAGACTGCTCTCCCTCGCCCTCGCGCTGCTCACCACCGGCGCGCTGCAGGCTTCGCGCGTGAAGGACCTGACCCTCATCGAGGGCGGGCGCGACAATCAGCTGGTCGGCTACGGCATCGTGGTCGGCCTCGCCGGTGACGGCGACAGCAACGCGGTCTCCACCCTCCGCGCCGTCTCCAACATCCTCTCCCGTCACGGCCTCAACGTCGACTCCACCGAAATCAAGGCCAAGAACGTCGCCGCCGTCATGCTCACGGCCGACATCGCCGCCTTCCTCAAGCCCGGCGCGCGCATCGATGTCACCGTTGCGGCCATGGGCGACGCCAAGTCCCTCCAGGGCGGCGTGCTCCTCCAGACCCCGCTCATCGGTGCCGACGGCCGCGTCTACGCCGTCGCCCAGGGCCCCGTCGCCATCGGCGGCTTCCTCGGCGGTGCCGGCGGTGCCGGCGGCGCCACCGTCCAGAAGAACCACCCGACCGTCGGCAGCATCAGCAACGGCGCCATCGTCGAGCGCGAGATCGCCGCCGAGTTCGTGACCGACAACACCCTCCGCCTTCTCCTGCACAACCCCGATTTCACCTCCGCCGCTCGCATGGCCGACGCTATCAACGACCGCTACCCGGGCTCCGCCCATGCCGTCGACGCCGCCACCATCAAGGTCGGCCTCCCCGCCGAATACGCGGGCCGCGACGTCGCCTTCCTCGCCGACCTCGGCACCGTCCAGGTCGAACCCGATACCCTCGCCCGCATCGTGATCAACGAGCGCACCGGCACCATCGTCGCCACCTCCACCGTCCGCCTCTCCCAGGTCGCCATCGCCCACGGCTCGCTGACGATCACCGTCACGTCGAACGTCGGCGTCAGCCAGCCCAATTCCTTCAGCCCGAACGGCCAGACCGTCGCCGTCCCCACCACCCAGACGGCCGTCAGCGAGGGCAAGGGCGGGTTCACCGTCCTCAACGAGTCCCCGAGCATCGAGCGCCTCGCCGCCGCCCTCAACTCCCTCGGCGTCTCCACCCGCGACATGATGGCCATCTTCCAGTCCCTCAAACGCTCCGGCGCCCTCCAGGCCGAACTGGTCATCAATTAA
- a CDS encoding rod-binding protein, producing the protein MSAVAPISPNTAAAAALAGSGKPAALRALPKSEQVRAAAGQFEAIILRQLLSDSVGKIMGDGPAGNMYGFMLTDVIASKLSEGGGLGLSGMLTQQLSPRASLAEADPTEDSK; encoded by the coding sequence ATGTCCGCCGTCGCACCCATCAGCCCGAACACCGCCGCCGCCGCCGCCCTCGCGGGCAGCGGCAAGCCCGCCGCCCTCCGCGCCCTGCCGAAGAGCGAGCAGGTTCGCGCTGCGGCCGGGCAGTTCGAGGCGATCATCCTGCGCCAGCTGCTCTCCGACAGCGTCGGCAAGATCATGGGCGATGGTCCCGCCGGCAACATGTACGGTTTCATGCTCACCGACGTCATCGCCAGCAAGCTGAGCGAGGGTGGGGGGCTCGGTCTGTCCGGCATGCTCACGCAACAACTCTCGCCCCGCGCCTCCCTCGCCGAGGCCGACCCGACGGAGGATTCCAAATGA